A single genomic interval of Pyrus communis chromosome 5, drPyrComm1.1, whole genome shotgun sequence harbors:
- the LOC137735525 gene encoding transcription factor bHLH57-like, which yields MERLVQGPINPCQSFGEHLDFQLEQSLNFTTESLSFEEEEESHHHLLMPSLEDRMPFLQMLQSVNSSTTTTTPYFPLKEPSFQTLLKLQHFKKPCELDETYMPEMETIIQRAPELESCVTHEMVELQHSPVKSEGKDFHLQQSISECNQGDEKPSSAAGSPPPPTWVQVHNGTEETQQPKSPATRERRKRKRTRPTKNKEEVESQRMTHIAVERNRRRQMNDHLNVLRSLMPTSYIQRGDQASIVGGAIDFVKELEQLLHSLEAQKRNRKTADQIQGMNNNGNNSSFSSSPASSSSPCSMAMPSNGMFMTLSQCRIGSHDQEGTTAIATAATAFEDEGTAQNKSEAADIDVTVIQSHVNLKVQCQRRAGQLMKAILALEDLRLTVLHLNITSSQDTVLYSFNLKIEEGCHLGSADDIARAVHQIFNFINGSS from the exons CAGTCCTTTGGTGAGCATTTGGATTTTCAGTTGGAGCAAAGTTTGAATTTCACCACTGAAAGCTTGAgctttgaggaggaagaagaatccCACCACCACCTCTTAATGCCAAGCTTGGAGGACAGAATGCCATTTCTCCAGATGCTACAAAGTGTTaattcctccaccaccaccactacacCTTATTTTCCATTGAAAGAGCCAAGCTTTCAAACACTTTTGAAACTCCAACACTTCAAAAAGCCATGCGAGTTGGACGAAACTTACATGCCTGAAATGGAAACGATAATTCAGAGAGCTCCAGAACTTGAGAGCTGTGTGACCCATGAAATGGTTGAGCTGCAACATTCACCTGTGAAATCAGAAGGGAAAGACTTTCATCTCCAACAGTCGATTTCTGAGTGCAACCAAGGGGATGAAAAGCCCAGCTCAGCTGCTGGGTCTCCACCCCCACCTACCTGGGTTCAGGTACATAATGGTACTGAGGAAACCCAGCAACCCAAATCTCCTGCCACCAGGGAGAGGAGAAAGCGGAAGAGAACAAGGCCAACTAAGAACAAGGAAGAAGTGGAGAGCCAGCGGATGACCCACATAGCGGTGGAGCGCAACCGTCGCCGCCAGATGAATGACCATCTCAATGTCCTCAGGTCCCTCATGCCCACTTCTTACATTCAAAGG ggTGACCAAGCATCAATTGTGGGGGGTGCAATAGATTTTGTGAAGGAATTGGAGCAGCTACTTCATTCCCTTGAAGcccaaaaaagaaatagaaaaacaGCTGATCAAATTCAAGGGATGAACAATAATGGTAACAACAGCTCTTTCAGCTCCTCACCAGCATCCTCCTCTTCTCCCTGCAGCATGGCAATGCCATCCAATGGAATGTTCATGACTCTATCCCAGTGCAGAATTGGTTCTCATGATCAAGAAGGCACCACCGCCATCGCCACCGCTGCCACCGCCTTTGAGGATGAAGGCACAGCTCAGAACAAGTCTGAGGCTGCAGACATAGATGTCACTGTGATCCAATCTCATGTCAACTTAAAAGTCCAGTGCCAAAGGAGAGCTGGGCAGCTGATGAAGGCCATCCTTGCATTGGAGGATCTTAGGCTAACTGTTTTGCACCTCAACATTACATCTTCACAAGACACTGTTCTTTACTCTTTCAATCTCAag ATAGAAGAAGGTTGTCATTTAGGATCAGCAGATGACATTGCAAGAGCCGTGCATCAGATATTCAACTTCATCAATGGCAGCAGTTGA